The Styela clava chromosome 3, kaStyClav1.hap1.2, whole genome shotgun sequence genome includes the window attggtattttttctACAGATTACAATATTTTGTGTCTTATCAGCAACAAAATTTcttgcaaaaatataaaatgttgatTCTAAGAATCTATTTATTTTTCagcaaaaaatttttgaatgatcATTGTATTTTTTGCGAGCTAATGCtgagttttatttttgtactcgtcCCTTCAACTGCCTGATTatgtttttctgaaaaaattttGTTCTCAAAACTGAAATTCTCAATGAAAATTATGATATGATATGACTAATGATacagctgaataaaaaaaacgttttttttttcattagaaACATTTCAATAAGTAGGTGCTGCAATAGCACAACGATTATAActacttttcaaatttatattgaacCTTACtcataaaatacattttttgtgTAATAGTGGAGGGAACTCTCTGTAACTATGTTCAAATCACCACAGTTTTATTACCTATCTGGCGATAAAATAGACTCACATTATGTCTGATTTTTAGATCATTTACTGAACATAACCggccaagtaatttttttaaaggtattttttttatttaatatgacTTTTCgtttcaaacatttttatcCGCGGATTGCCTCCCATGTTTTTATTCGAAGTGAacgatgtaaaaaaaattttctttgtccTTTGCGACTGTAATATCAATATGTCTATTATTATTcgtaattttaataatttcttgTTTTAATTTTCCCAATTATTATCATTTTCAGTGATAGGGGAAcgcttttttgtgttttaaaattttttcgaaaaattgtCTGTTTTGACtggaaaataaatatagaataaCTTTTATAAGCTCATGTGACTTAGTAACATTTTTTGCTCCTCACTCATCCATATTTTTGTGATTGATCTCTCATGACCAACTCTCAATCGTTAAGTTGATGTTGCAGTCGCCATTGGTGGGATTCAGAATCTTAGGAACAAGTTGTCTTTTGTTTTGAACTCATTTACAATGAGTTTTCTCAttgcagaatatatatatatgtcactGCGTAAGCTGTATTACCATGACGGGCTTTACATAAACCTTATAAATAATTTGGAGTCGCCAAATATAACGCTAGTTGTCAGCCGCACTGCACGTAACCCATTTGTTTAAAATCTAAAACGAGAACAGGTTCGCTGACATGTTCCACTAACAGGTTCGCGCTAACCACTTGGGTTCCACCACTGGAGTCGCCCCAATGATCGAGGGAGTTGCGATTAAATGCCGACCCGATATTTAGTTTTACAAGTCGGTGTTTGTGTTGGCATACGTGTTATGCAATCCAAGGATCGTTGGGAGCGAGTCTGCGGGTAAAAGTTGACTCTGGAAGTTTATCTCTTTACTTTTCTAACAAACTTTTTTATATGACCGGCGGAATTTGAAAATACCACTCCAATTTCAGCAGAAAACTCCAAATCACCTCGCCCATGAAAGACCTCCTGATGAAACAATAAGAACGACCATCAGTATCGGTAAAACAAGTGGAAACTTTATTGTTGTGTAAGAACATATAGATACAtctatttaaaataaacaatcaCTTCCAGATCGTATTACGTCTTTATATAAACGATTGGGCCTTGATTGCTATATTTTTCGCGAATGGTATAAAAGTGCAGCATTAGCTATAGAGCTAGTAAATATCACATAAATTTAGCTCTTCGCAGACTCGTGCTGCACTGGTAATGGTTTGGGTCCTTCGTCAATAGCTGGTTTATTCAATGGAGCCTCCACGGTTAAGAATCCATCAGACGACAAAAATGATGATACGGCCATTGGATCCACATCTGCGACAAAATATAAAGAAACTCAAAATTGAGCAAGGCCTGATTGCATAAGGTATGACTAGATAGCTGAGATTGAAGTTTCTAAAAACAAGGTGAATGTGGGGCGAGACAGAAAGCCTCCTATGAAAAATATACTATAAATTGTCTGCTGGGAAGGGAACACTTACATATTTaagcactaaaaatatgaaagcgATTGATTGGATAGTGAGGGCGATTTTTATCCAAATAACAACATTGAATAACAACAATTTCGCAAAATGATCCATAGATCCACgcagtaataaataaaaaatcggTTAGAATAAGTATGACGCAAAAAATATGTGCGTGAGTGCATCGTCTACGTTCGGATTTAGAATACATGCCTTTGGGTAATGTATATTTCCGGGTGAAATCTCTAGAAATCACCCCGTGATCATCTTGTTTTTCGTCATGTGATCCTTTAATTTCGACTGTGTCTCCAACTGTTTTCACAGTTATTTCCTCTGGAAGAAAATGCTTAACATCCAGTAGAATTTGATATTTTCCATCCACAGTGGATACCTGGCAAACAACAATGTAATTATGGCAAAGAATATATATGACGTAACGCGCAACTATTTTAATTGTAACCAAGATTTACGAAACAAGTATGAATATCTTGCAACATAACACTTAGGGCTGCCATATGTTTGTTATCTTTTTGCGGAATTGTCTTTCTTGATATGCCTCTTGTGTCTTCATTATTGTTGagtataatatttaatatgaaaacTCATAGAATATGTTTGATATACAACTTGGCTTGGCATTGTGTTAAGAGTAAGGAATCCGCTTTATATATATCGCATCGCAGACTACCATACGCGGATTCACAAACTGGGCCCTCTTGGGAGATGGTTAGTTATGTGGaagattgctggattcctcggCGTTTCGCAAAACGGCTCACTTGATTATCAAATAACCGACCTCGACTGCCAGCAGGGGGAAGTTCTTGGTTCATCCTATGATTATGCCGCGTTGCGGGCTTCCGGTTAAACATTACAAAATCTGGTACTTCTGAGGTATGcgtatcaagatggcggacaccggaacgtagtatgtgtaccaggttagggttaggcaataatttcaggtacaacttatctagtccccgaactcgtaatagaactaaaataaggaaaattggaattaaattatggcctaaccttaacctggtacacatactacgtttcggtgtccgccatcttggtagcCATACTTCAATAGAACCCAAAATCTTTCATAATTCAAACTCAAGCCAAACAATCCATTAGACAACACGTTTATGCAACAATGCGGAAACCCTGTATACCATTCTAAAATCAAGACAGATCTCATGCAATCTAGCATAAATATTTAGTAAACACTTACCAAATAACAtgacattataaaaatataaagacatttttTACAAAGCACCCGCCATAAAAAATACACCCTCGCCAGCGCTCCaaataagagaattaataaatattcagttaGGGATAGGGATACAGATTGCGCTGTCAATTCAAATCATTTCCGAccctaaccccaactggatatttactaatttgttGTTTTAAAAAACGTGAATGGgtgttttctcaaatctcacatttttgcattagtggtgcTTTGTATGAAAGatccaaaatattatattagacAAAAATTCGCCCATCTATTCGCACAATTATCATTGATCATATTTAGTAATCGACTCTTCGCAGCAGATGCGTAAAAACCTATATCCTAGAATCGCCTTACTTGAGAAACTCCACCACTATTCTGTCGGTTGACAAGTTGCGGAGCAGTAGGTTGGACGGCAGCCGGAGATCTGACAACATACGGAACGGAAGCAGTCGCCGAAGAAGCCCATGGATCACCCCCACCTCGGACCAATCTCTGACGATGCTCACTTCGCACACTGTTAGTCATTGGCATTCCGCCAAAATCCTGTATTCAAAGTGCATGTCTGGTTATATTCAAGCGAACTAAGTGAAGTCGACGAAAAACTGGTAAAGGCGTGCGTGACTGGATGGTAACCGTGAAAGAAAACTGATGACGTACCGTAGTTGACTTGTGAAGTCAGCGCAGAAAACATGAATCGAGCATGACATTGGAGTGTATCATCATAATGCTTAATGTGTGATAATCAAGCTTATGAGATTTAATAATTTAGATTGAAGATCTTTGCTGACTTGTGCCTTGCCCAATAAATATAATCTGTGAGTGTTCAGTGATCACATAGCGGCAGCAgaagataaaattatatttgcaATTGGTGATACATGTACCGAGAGCAGTGAAGAGTCAAAGTGagttgaataataaaattaataaaaaggcTCTACTACGAATTCCTCGTACCAATGGTGTCCTATGCCATTTATCCGTATCATTTTAAATTTGCATATAAGCAAAATACAGAATAACGTATCTCAAGTTATGGTCCAAATCGCCATTTAAATGGCCTTTTAAGAAAAGACTGCATATTTATACCGtatataaatcataaatttatttcaaaactattCTCCAATCGTAACATCCTAAGTTACTGGATATAATCACATTAGACTTTTCGGCTACCACCACATCTTTTCAACAGTGCTGTGGCCTATGAATCCAACCTGCGAAGAATTCGTCTGGCATACTTCTGACTGAAGTACTGACGTCTGTATCGGTTGGCATTTTACAGAAACGTGtcatgatttaaaatagtgaaatAATGATGTTAATAAAAAACTCCTCTTCGAAATCTCAAACGTAGTAGTTACATTCAACATGcataaaatatgaaaagaacGAGAATAGCAACACATGCaacaatatacagatataagcAGCAAACATAGCACAAAATAAGTACTAAGgataatataaaatttgattatttactAATAATTAATTAACAGTTGCAATCCGTTCTCTGGGCAAAAGATAAGGATGAGTTTTTCAACCCATTATATCCGAAATAGAAAAGTGATTTGTGACTAATGTGAAAAAGTCCAGAATATATAATAtagattttattgaatattatccGGGATTATACAGAGACAATTTTATGTAATTGTCTgacattcaaaaataatttgaaaaatatttcaagaaatttattttttgtgatCTATTAGACTTAGAGTATAAAAATGAACCTGTCTCAAtacaaaaatttattgtaaagTCGTTATCTTCAACACGTACTGCATAGAAAATTAAATACTAAAAAGTAAGACTCACTTGGTCCCAAATAGTTGTAGCGGGAAACGTCCAGTCTTGAAACGGTTCCCACGGGGTTGGTCTGTATGGTGTTATATGAATTCGACGTTCTGTTCTTTGTCTTTCAGCCAtcgttatttatttataaacaaCCTACTAATAAAAATGGACATTATGAAGATGCCGAGGACATCCTGCCCTGAATATAGCGCAATTCCACGAATTTCTCATTTATGATTCCTGACCAGTTCCATGTAGTCACTAGCTGAATAAGTTCGTACTGTTTTCATAAGCGTACACATTATATTCGATCTGcggaataataaatttttacacTAAGCCCCACTATCCCAATTACTGGATACAGAAGCTAGAGCGGCATTTTATCGATCCAGCACCCCCTTTACTTGATCCCAAAATAGTCCCATTGCCTCATCTACATCTGGTTTACTTATTCGTTGCGCGTTCCACTATTCAAAGATCAAACTTAAAAACTGGTCATTAATATTATCTTTCCTGAATATCCCGATCGTAATAACTCGCTTCCATACACTTTGTCTGGCAGTATGTAGCTGAGGTGAAATTTGTAAACTTATTCACAGGTATGAGTTTCTTGCGCTATTTCATCTTATATTCTAAAGCGGGGGAAGATTCCATCGCTCTTTTATCCCAATTTGGGAGTTGGCAATCACTCGTCTGTCGCGTATTTGACATGTCGCAGAGACGATGTTCGACTTGTGACGGCATTTTGTCGAGGGCATTCGCAGCTGTCACCTTGTATGCGCTTGTTTCCTTAATTAAAGCCGTGACTCTATCTTTGGAGTATGTGCTATCGCATACTGTATTACTCCGCCAAGATTGGGCAGAAGATAACTTTATCGCTTCGGAATGCGGGACAAATGTTGCCCACATCTGGCGACTTCAAGAAATGATCGAAGTGCCAACCGGGTGCATTCCGGAGTAGTACTTGTTTTCAATTGAGCATTACTAGATCGAAGGTGCTAATAACAAGGATATCAAATACCACCAAGGACTTATTATAGATCAATTTGTTGTTATACGACTTCAAGTCTTGTTGGCGACCTTTGGTTCGAGTAGAAGATAATACCGCCGGATAAAATCTAATCAAGCCAACGTATCATAGTAATGTAAGaaattggttgctaaatctgctTTTCCTTCGTGCCATATTGGaaagagagagagtttatttcattttgccaAACCAAGAAACAACATACATATATAagtataataagtataagtttatttcgactccataatcagcaaaacaataaaatgaatgctaaaaataaataaaaactgattatgaaatcaggagagcgaacaaagccttagataaggtttaaaacgtacagaatgtatataagatggaaggttttgccaagaagatgtggtacgtgttcactcacctaaaataattgaaatatttcacacaccggtattgtagcaagtacataaggatagttactgtgtattttaatattttcaccacttattgttagtagtgcatgttatttgcctgaaacaaggtcgttgtcccaattcatttcctttatgatatatttctctcactcagtgtagcttgtctttgccgttatttgttagttagaaatttggtttcatcacatatacttgctttaggggtttcaagtgtaattcgttatttggatcaattcgattgtgcaactttacaatataacatttggcattcaatacattgtgtgctttttgacctctgaaggagtcaagatcggagttacactctgttaacgtgtgttcaataacacgggtgtgtggacacgcagatagggtcgAATCTTTGTTGCCCTATAGTATataaaactatcaaataaaCAGATGCTTTCGGTACATGACTGAAGAGATACGATATGACCTTTAGGGGTCATCGGAGTCAGTTGCCACAAAGAAGAAAAACTGAAGTTGTCCGGTACAAAATTAAAGTCCGGCAATCAATATCCTCCATATTCTACATCGCAATACAGTTTCTAAATAGCGCAATACGAAAATTTGAAAGGAAATTTCTTTTAAGGGGCAAACCGAGCAATAAACTATTTTAAACTGGACTCGCCAAATTTCTGAGTTATATGATCTACTTATTCTACTAAATACTATAACAGCACAACTAATAAAGTAATACAAATAAATGCCGGTAAGTCCcacggtatgttagtcgttggtcccactcaacgactaacataccggtcccactatataactatataatatttttggctTATATACCGCTGCTGTAGAGATGGCTTGATTCATCGAATGATTCTGTTCCAAATAATATTTgtcaaataataaatctctctctctcttcaaTCGGTATAAATATGCCTGTGACGAGGGGGTTAACAGGCCCTATAATCCACCCTTTCATCCCAACCCAatacattcaaataaatttgaaaatgggcCATTAGGAAAAAACGTGCAGCTGAAAAATCTTTCTGCCCGGTCGACAAGTAGGGTGAGCTATTAAATTTACATTAAATCGCTCGTCGTTTGCAAAGGAGATACTGAACACATTGAGACGACACAGTTTGCTTTGTAACCATATGCATCGAGCTAGCGATGGACATAATGCAATTAGTTTATCTAAGATTCTAAGTCATGTATTGGTTTTGGGGTATTTAAAATTGATAGCAGTATTGGCGTAATCGAAAAACCCCTAAAACTTCCAAGCTACCTAGTAGCAGTTTAAGCGAGAGTCTTTTGATGGTATATCTATAGGAGTATCTATTACCctacaccagtggttcttaaagtttttgagccgcgcccccttcGAAACATTTTACAGACATCGCGCCCccctttttgctttgaaaaaatgcttttgtaaTGGGCAGGTTAATTTATATTACCATGGCGCTGtaagtgttggtctcatagcgtcattgctcagattgtttaggcataaaacgcatcggagtacaacttcgccattcacaGTCGTATACGTATAAAGCCATACTCAAATACATTCTCCTTTTCCCGCTCAGTCTGCAATACCTGGTACAGCCAAACTAAGTTTTAGGTAAAACTAAACAAGCAATAAGTGTATGGTTTTTgcgctttaatgtattttctgcctaaataatattttaaacaagACACGTAAAActtcaatcaattgtttacttcatcactattgaacaatgcaaaaattatttactgtgtgtTTAAAAAATGGGGTGTACTAgggtattgtgtattgaa containing:
- the LOC120343282 gene encoding heat shock protein beta-1-like, whose amino-acid sequence is MAERQRTERRIHITPYRPTPWEPFQDWTFPATTIWDQDFGGMPMTNSVRSEHRQRLVRGGGDPWASSATASVPYVVRSPAAVQPTAPQLVNRQNSGGVSQVSTVDGKYQILLDVKHFLPEEITVKTVGDTVEIKGSHDEKQDDHGVISRDFTRKYTLPKDVDPMAVSSFLSSDGFLTVEAPLNKPAIDEGPKPLPVQHESAKS